One region of Thunnus albacares chromosome 20, fThuAlb1.1, whole genome shotgun sequence genomic DNA includes:
- the myo15b gene encoding unconventional myosin-XV: MVHYLSSMYQGRNDNLRQPMEVFPILESFGNAKTILNNNSSRFGKYLHVHILHGVVVGTSMSKYLLEKSRVVFQANEERNYHVFYELLAGMNDWDKQELYLQGAETYYYLNQGGACELKGKQDKQDFQLLVQCFEIIGLHADQISTVWAILSSILQLGNICFSSYESESFEVARIFSEAEARRVGSLLQISSEALQTVITHRVTETTYDRIYCPLSVESAIESRDAIAKALYSVLFDWLLEQINDWLSPTEMDSTVGIVDIYGFEDLGVNSFEQLCINFANEQLQHFVNKAVISQEQEEYSVEQIQWYPMPLKDFHSCLELISSRPHGILRILDDQTCLPQATDHTFLQKCHYHHGNSPYYAKPKNPLPVFTVYHYAGAVTYQVHNFLNKNHDQFRTEVVELFARSRLKMVSELFRKVQDGYIQQRELGWRGKGLRQQPSTAASHFLQSLSELTTRLERCKTTFIRCLKPNYVKLPGIFDVDYVSAQLRHAGMLETIHIRKEGFPVRIQYSLFIERYGVLLTQRPSKGTDREHTVALLKMVDAEEGQYQLGLTKVFLKELLYRQLEEKWSSTQTWAAVTIQRNIRGFLCRRNFRFFKQKAIIIQSHIRGHQARKYYKRLKQSFTQFWAVMMITRNTIKRRHWRKEFQERNKVKAITKTKSVTPGMDVGMLEIPAELSARLRSATGRQHGSGVTEVTPPQVKAEHRFTLPLDIDRYPFSRYANSVLKDTWSQPQGYPLQRPLTPLDPEDATLALDIYKLILRFTGESGISSWQEQMLGNYIVEKGQSRPALRDEILAQLTYHTWGLTEEQSSLRGWLLLACCLSAFTPSPTLDKTLLKYVSDYGPGEYRSLCQHKLLTSLQLPAPTARIYPPTQLEWTTNQRKGTMLLDVHTFNDEKLTTEVESWTTGEQLASWLLHYRGVLEGVQGWSVSLLTDDGWSDLAGSDFVMDLLAGAEAEVLPPPGTPSSTISDYLFSSPGDRMLATDLDGFIPPAPSMQAPGLPPFEGNPLGMNYPQEGRGRQMDAYVDDLFDPVLDQGPPDMERVAMLNRRMRGGGGIGPMQPGMYGAGMPMTMPSYPMGMPVTSMPSYGAAPMMPAMPAMMMPQAPMPAPAVADPMQMAATQQALINQQAVLMAQQMTMQAMTLSQQQTQEQQRKQEEKQRKEEQRQREQERKQEEERQRRRRSERRSRERSRSPSPSRRSPSPPPPPPPAPVQHKAPAPKPTSSYRQPVPEPERQVDSPDPDDLHSFREKRAFFNKMGTHAQSESKTPKPRPASSNPPRQQHSPPLRQPSPPPTAPKPEVNRLPSPPAKEADPPKTTPAPAPLSKPQPEPTSNIREIIKQYNSRPQPEPQTFEPVRHPPRHFIKKGDPKAEALAKLRNKAPVPQEKKQWVPPPPPLQPTLEQPPPRPPSPPSSPPSPRGPRAISSNMKQKQRSLANMFGSQRSQPPPSSPPDSPPPPLYPEPILQNIPDPPDMAAPSLNMMPGEEGIHSQLHRFSAGVYFSHSTTPGKLFLRKEVFYPRETFNRPYILNLLCEQIMRDTYSDSCLRISREERRKMKDLLANFNVGTTISTIQDDNMKKRIVIAARDNWENYFTRLFPVKLDSGDAQFLGVSHRGIRLLKVVKASGINPKHLHLLRSYSYAELMSVDLNGKDRVELELKNENLLLQSSRAPQITAMIQLFLQELIKDSGHVVALKSFVTDDKSLLTFSRGDVIKLLPMEGLQTGWRFGTLGGRSGLFPEDLTQPSAAPDYHSLHLDRRDDRRKSMRASRPSSPPKGPSPGPISIRSTDSEPLSKELEINSAMAEFAMKYFRVGTTGLPANGRNFAEVVRHNEGAIQESLILYNDPEINDLSVKCFMDVMQFMGDVPMKKNNTQADCLGEILLLGKEKELLRDEIYCQVIKQTTNNPTKSSSTLGWRLLNLVTGFFPCSSTLQPYVSRHLHDVSQDYEHPYQELASVCQDNLKRSLSFGGRRNIPSQTEMEAILAGKTSRRVPIKLPGEVDFAMKIRSFSIVADMVTEFCKEIGISDPIEIKEFSILANREQDGTVRPLHAEEYLFDFLLDDGSIFLSLRRLMWRSPLSFNNDLYVDFHYQQLLGDYLNGQLMLAPAAGSSSSVQQVAELSALQHLARGMMNQPSLSEMKDYLPSQEGVSSKVEEIHSFCLGQLAAMQSLHPQDAKMRFIEFLRTLPLFGSNAFLAQKVSQRGCPSPCVISISHEGVLFLNPKTQEHVFLIPLSDVQAMRTIRPKKRSKVPAMDISYGDPVRPKKVTIHLKQAKQLCHTLALIMEELIRPSVTSSISNC; encoded by the exons AGATGCCATTGCCAAAGCCTTGTATTCAGTGCTGTTTGACTGGTTACTGGAGCAGATCAATGACTGGCTGAGTCCCACAGAGATGGACAGCACTGTGGGCATAGTGGACATCTACGGGTTCGAG GACCTGGGAGTGAACAGTTTTGAGCAGCTGTGTATCAACTTTGCCAATGAGCAGCTGCAGCACTTTGTCAACAAGGCGGTGATCTCTCAGGAGCAG GAGGAGTACAGTGTGGAACAGATCCAGTGGTACCCGATGCCACTCAAGGACTTCCACTCCTGTCTGGAGCTGATCTCCTCCAGGCCACATGGCATCCTCCGTATACTGGACGACCAGACCTGCCTCCCCCAG GCCACTGACCACACTTTCCTCCAGAAGTGCCACTACCACCATGGTAACAGCCCCTACTATGCCAAGCCCAAGAACCCACTGCCAGTCTTCACTGTCTATCACTATGCTGGAGCTGTCACCTATCAG GTCCATAATTTCCTCAATAAGAATCACGACCAGTTCAGGACAGAAGTGGTGGAGCTTTTTGCCAGGAGTCGCTTAAAG ATGGTGTCGGAGCTGTTCCGGAAGGTTCAGGACGGTTACATCCAGCAGAGAGAGCTGGGCTGGAGAGGAAAGGGCCTCCGCCAGCAGCCCTCTACTGCTGCCTCACATTTCCTACAGTCCCTGTCTGAACTCACCACCCGCCTGGAGAG GTGCAAAACCACTTTTATCCGTTGTCTGAAGCCAAACTATGTCAAG CTTCCTGGGATCTTTGATGTGGACTATGTGTCAGCTCAGCTGAGGCATGCTGGGATGCTGGAGACCATCCACATCAGGAAAGAGGGTTTCCCAGTCCGGATTCAGTACTCCCTCTTCATTGAGAG GTATGGCGTGTTGCTGACCCAGCGCCCCAGCAAggggacagacagagagcataCAGTGGCTCTGTTGAAGATGGTTGATGCAGAGGAGGGACAGTACCAGCTGGGACTCACCAAG gtGTTCCTCAAGGAGCTTCTGTACCGGCAGCTGGAGGAGAAATGGAGCAGCACTCAAACTTGGGCTGCTGTCACCATCCAGAGGAACATCAGGGGCTTCCTCTGCAGGAGGAACTTCAGGTTCTTCAAACAGAAAGCCATCATCATCCAGAGCCACATCCGAGGACACCAGGCCAG GAAGTACTACAAGCGTCTGAAGCAGTCCTTCACTCAGTTCTGGGCGGTGATGATGATAACCAGGAACACCATCAAGAGACGCCACTGGAGGAAG GAATTTCAGGAGAGGAACAAAGTAAAGGCAATCACAAAGACAAAATCTGTCACTCCAGGAATG GATGTGGGGATGTTAGAGATCCCTGCTGAGTTGTCAGCCAGACTTCGCAGTGCAACAG GGCGGCAGCATGGGTCAGGAGTTACAGAGGTCACACCTCCACAGGTGAAGGCAGAACACAGGTTCACCCTGCCTCTGGATATAGACAGATACCCATTTTCTCGCTATGCCAACTCCGTATTAAAG GATACATGGAGCCAGCCTCAGGGATACCCCCTCCAGAGACCCCTCACCCCTCTGGATCCAGAAGATGCCACACTTGCCCTGGACATTTACAAACTG ATCTTGCGGTTTACAGGTGAGTCAGGCATCAGCAGCTGGCAGGAGCAGATGTTGGGCAACTATATAGTGGAAAAGGGCCAGAGCCGACCGGCCCTGAGGGACGAGATCCTGGCCCAGTTGACTTACCACACGTGGGGCCTGACTGAGGAGCAGAGCAGCCTGAGGGGCTGGCTGCTGCTGGCCTGCTGCCTCAGTGCCTTCACCCCTTCACCAACATTGGACAAAACCCTGCTCAA GTATGTTTCTGACTATGGTCCAGGGGAGTACCGTTCACTGTGCCAACACAAACTGCTCACATCTCTGCAGCTGCCAGCCCCCACTGCCCGCATCTATCCCCCCACCCAGCTAGAGTGGACCACCAACCAGAGGAAGGGCACCATGCTGTTGGACGTACACACTTTCAATG ATGAGAAACTGACAACTGAAGTGGAGTCATGGACCACAGGAGAGCAGCTGGCCTCATGGCTTCTGCATTACAG AGGTGTGTTGGAGGGTGTGCAGGGCTGGTCAGTGTCTCTTCTGACTGATGACGGTTGGTCCGACCTGGCTGGCTCAGACTTTGTCATGGATCTGCTGGCCGGAGCTGAAGCTGAAGTGCTGCCACCACCAGGCACCCCCTCCTCTACAATCTCTGACTACCTATTCAGCAGCCCGGGAGACAG AATGCTGGCTACAGATCTGGATGGCTTCATCCCACCAGCACCTTCCATGCAAGCTCCAGGGCTGCCTCCTTTTGAGGGAAACCCCTTGGGAATGAATTATCCACAGGAAG GTCGTGGTCGACAGATGGATGCCTATGTTGATGACTTGTTTGATCCTGTACTGGACCAAGGACCCCCG gacatGGAAAGAGTGGCCATGCTAAACCGCAGGatgagaggtggaggagggatTGGACCCATGCAGCCTGGCATGTATGGAGCTG GTATGCCTATGACAATGCCAAGCTATCCTATGG GAATGCCAGTAACTTCAATGCCCAGCTATGGTGCAGCTCCTATGATGCCAGCCATGCCAG CCATGATGATGCCTCAGGCTCCCATGCCTGCTCCCGCTGTCGCTGACCCCATGCAGATGGCAGCAACCCAGCAGGCCCTCATAAACCAGCAGGCCGTTCTCATG GCCCAGCAGATGACAATGCAGGCGATGACTCTGTCCCAGCAGCAGAcgcaggagcagcagaggaaacaggaggagaagcagaggaaggaggaacagaggcagagggagcaggagagaaagcaggaagaggagaggcAGCGGAGACGCCGGTCTGAGCGGCGCTCCAGGGAACGCTCACGCTCACCCTCCCCATCCCGTCGATCTCcttcacccccacccccacccccacctgcACCTGTCCAGCACAAAGCACCTGCACCAAAACCCACCTCCAGCTACAGGCAACCTGTGCCTGAG CCAGAGAGACAAGTGGACTCACCAGATCCAGATGACCTGCACTCTTTCAGAGAAAAGAGGGCATTCTTCAATAAAATGG GCACTCATGCCCAAAGTGAATCCAAAACCCCCAAACCACGTCCAGCCTCCTCCAACCCACCCAGACAGCAACACTCCCCGCCTTTACGTCAACCATCGCCTCCACCTACAGCACCTAAGCCTGAGG TGAACCGTCTTCCCTCCCCCCCTGCTAAAGAAGCTGACCCCCCAAAAACAACACCCGCCCCAGCACCTCTCTCCAAGCCTCAGCCCGAACCCACCTCCAACATCCGGGAAATCATCAAACAGTACAACAGCCGACCCCAACCAGAACCCCAAACCTTTGAGCCTGTCAG ACATCCTCCAAGGCACTTTATAAAGAAGGGTGATCCCAAAGCGGAAGCTCTGGCCAAACTCAGAAACAAAGCTCCAGTGCCACAAGAGAAG AAACAGTGGGtgcctcctccaccaccactcCAGCCTACCTTGGAGCAGCCTCCTCCCAGGCCCCCCTCACCGccatcttctcctccctcccccagAGGTCCACGCGCCATCTCCAGTAACATGAAGCAGAAGCAGCGTTCCCTGGCGAACATGTTCGGCTCCCAGCGCTCCCAGCCACCTCCGTCTTCTCCCCCTGACTCCCCGCCTCCTCCTCTGTACCCAGAACCCATCCTTCAGAACATCCCCGACCCGCCGGACATGGCTGCTCCATCTCTCA ATATGATGCCAGGCGAGGAGGGCATTCACTCCCAGCTCCACCGCTTCTCTGCTGGTGTCTACTTCTCTCACTCCACCACACCGGGAAAACTGTTCCTGCGCAAAGAG GTGTTTTACCCCCGAGAGACGTTCAACCGGCCCTATATCCTCAATCTGTTATGTGAACAG aTCATGAGGGACACTTACTCTGACAGCTGTTTGAGgatcagcagagaggagaggaggaagatgaaggatcTGCTAG CAAATTTCAATGTGGGAACGACTATAAGCACCATCCAGGATGACAACATGAAGAAGAGGATCGTCATCGCTGCTCGGGACAACTGGGAAAACTACTTTACTCGCCTGTTCCCTGTAAAG TTGGACAGTGGGGATGCTCAGTTTTTGGGTGTTTCTCATCGTGGCATTCGTCTCTTGAAAGTGGTCAAAGCATCAGGCATCAACCCCAAACACCTCCATCTGCTCAGAAGCTACAG TTATGCAGAGCTGATGTCAGTTGACCTCAATGGTAAAGACAGAGTGGAACTGGAGTTGAAGAATGAAAACTTACTGCTGCAGTCCTCCAGAGCTCCTCAGATCACTGCCATGATCCAACTCTTCCTCCAGGAGCTCATCAAG GACTCGGGCCATGTGGTCGCACTGAAGAGTTTTGTGACAGATGACAAGAGTCTGCTCACCTTCAGCAGgggtgatgtcatcaaactcCTGCCAATGGAAGGACTCCAGACAG GCTGGCGTTTTGGCACCCTGGGAGGGCGCTCTGGTCTTTTCCCAGAGGACCTCACCCAGCCATCTGCAGCCCCAGACTACCACAGTCTCCACCTTGATCGAAGAGATGATAGGAGGAAGAGCATGAGGGCCAGTAGACCTAGTAGTCCACCCAAGGGCCCGTCTCCAGGTCCCATCAGCATACGCAGCACCGACTCAGAGCCGCTCAGCAAAGAGTTAGAGATCAACTCGGCCATGGCTGAGTTTGCCATGAAATACTTCAG AGTTGGGACGACAGGTCTGCCAGCTAACGGAAGGAACTTTGCAGAGGTGGTTCGACACAATGAG gGGGCCATACAGGAGTCCCTCATTCTCTACAATGACCCTGAAATCAATGATTTATCAGTCAAGTGCTTTATGG ACGTGATGCAGTTCATGGGTGACGTGCCGATGAAAAAGAATAACACCCAAGCAGACTGCCTGGGCGAAATCCTACTG CTCGGGAAGGAAAAAGAGCTGCTGAGAGATGAAATCTACTGCCAGGTCATCAAGCAAACCACCAATAACCCAAccaa ATCCAGCTCTACTCTCGGCTGGCGGCTGTTGAACCTGGTGACCGGGTTCTTCCCCTGCTCTAGTACTCTGCAGCCCTACGTCTCCCGTCACCTGCACGACGTCTCTCAGGACTACGAACACCCGTACCAAG AGCTGGCAAGTGTGTGTCAGGATAACCTTAAGCGGTCTCTCAGTTTTGGTGGTCGCCGTAACATCCCCTCACAAACTGAGATGGAAGCCATTCTG GCTGGGAAAACCTCTCGACGCGTTCCGATCAAGCTTCCAGGAGAGGTGGATTTCGCCATGAAGATACGAAGCTTCAGT ATTGTAGCAGATATGGTAACAGAATTCTGTAAAGAAATCGGCATCTCAGATCCCATAGAAATCAAAGAGTTCTCCATCCTCGCCAACAGAGAACAAG ATGGGACGGTGCGTCCTCTCCATGCTGAGGAGTACCTGTTCGACTTCCTGCTGGATGACGGCTCCATCTTCCTGTCTCTGAGAAGACTGATGTGGAGAAGCCCTCTGTCCTTCAACAACGACCTCTATGTGGACTTCCACTACCAACAG ctcctGGGTGACTACCTGAATGGGCAGCTGATGCTTGCCCCTGCTGCAGGTAGTTCCTCATCAGTCCAGCAGGTAGCAGAGCTGTCAGCCCTGCAGCATCTGGCTCGTGGAATGATGAACCAGCCTTCGCT ATCGGAGATGAAGGACTACCTGCCCTCACAGGAGGGGGTCAGCAGTAAAGTGGAGGAGATCCACTCCTTCTGTCTGGGCCAGCTGGCTGCCATGCAGTCCCTCCACCCTCAAGACGCCAAAATGCGATTCATTG AGTTTCTGAGGACCCTGCCCCTGTTCGGCTCCAACGCTTTCTTGGCCCAGAAGGTCAGCCAGCGCGGATGTCCCTCTCCCTGTGTGATCAGCATCAGCCATGAGGGAGTTCTGTTCCTTAACCCTAAAACACAG GAGCATGTGTTTCTGATTCCTCTGTCAGACGTGCAGGCCATGCGCACCATCCGCCCCAAGAAACGCAGCAAAGTGCCAGCAATGGACATCAGTTATGGCGATCCAGTCCGTCCCAAAAAAGTCACCATTCATCTCAAGCAG GCCAAGCAGTTGTGCCACACCCTCGCTCTGATAATGGAGGAGTTGATCCGGCCATCAGTCACCAGCTCCATTTCAAATTGCTag